From one Lycium ferocissimum isolate CSIRO_LF1 chromosome 5, AGI_CSIRO_Lferr_CH_V1, whole genome shotgun sequence genomic stretch:
- the LOC132055882 gene encoding DDT domain-containing protein DDR4, whose protein sequence is MSDPQPSSSSSPIQQENKPENNNNNNSTNSNNHANNNSISSSTSNIVVSRRQRPARECTKRAAARLQAAAQAEAEAAASAKVRKKKGVSRKQKLAARLLRDEEDDEEKFLEGYDDDDEVEEGEDGGRKQCGKIVTQLVGEPEESQLPRWNLRSMWQLASILNFLNVFRPLLNIRVEFSAEEFETALISPNDTLGDIHMPLLKAIPPVTRMALGHNTWITVLCRKLRDWWHWVAEGELPIVAAQGAEIEAYSALDPAVRVVILKALCDIRVEQEDIRNYIDENLKQGVHLSLFRKERIGGDSHGISYWYEDDPIIGHRLYREIRKIEVKKGKGKNVQPIPSSCYQWETVATNLDEFLDVSEKLFSSKNRTEASVGKKLKNDMLPEVERVHKRKEKLLKKQHRQALMLDNMLNMDGLAGGRSLRDRKRVTYTFDDYDRSINEAIKITKNGQPSAEPPTLRREASMKHETSINGGLDSPPHLSQRVSFRVHSPKSPEYDEYDEDQQDEQLDRSNRRRQRPQRYSASEFVEALSENEADPDSDDDIMGEAVYDDEYLRKRKQQKISSSSEGDDEYHWDEENPEDEEEEDEDEDSPSASEESDDEPPSRRFKKLPGRTRRETKLRSVGNLQSGLRRSNRATRNRINYSHLEMSESETESMQPEKSNGSEEHYDDASDNAEFSMGSEDTEENNENENDNDNEEVKVEQPVDDVPFEMAAADQNDVPKRTSSPDQDDLESGRKPRFLDLNELAPGSGFDDGPNSEMKDEGADDF, encoded by the exons ATGTCGGACCCACAaccctcttcctcttcttctccgatccaacaagaaaacaaacccgaaaataacaacaacaacaacagtacTAATAGTAATAATCATGCTAATAATAACAGTATTAGTAGTAGTACTAGTAATATAGTTGTTAGTAGAAGACAGAGGCCAGCTAGGGAGTGTACTAAAAGGGCGGCGGCCAGATTACAGGCCGCCGCCCAGGCAGAGGCGGAGGCTGCTGCCTCTGCTAAGGTGAGGAAGAAAAAGGGTGTTAGTAGGAAGCAAAAGTTAGCAGCTAGGTTATTGAGGGATGAGGAGGATGATGAAGAGAAGTTTCTAGaaggttatgatgatgatgatgaggtggAAGAAGGTGAAGATGGTGGGAGGAAACAATGTGGCAAGATTGTGACTCAGCTTGTAGGAGAGCCCGAAGAATCGCAGTTGCCTCGGTGGAATTTACGGTCTATGTGGCAGTTAGCTTCAATATTGAATTTCTTGAAT GTTTTTAGGCCTTTGTTGAATATTAGAGTGGAGTTTTCAGCTGAGGAATTTGAAACAGCATTGATTTCTCCAAATGATACACTTGGTGATATACACATGCCATTGCTAAAG GCAATCCCACCGGTTACGCGAATGGCACTTGGACACAATACATGGATTACTGTTTTGTGCAGGAAATTAAGAGATTGGTGGCATTGG GTCGCAGAGGGGGAACTACCTATAGTTGCTGCACAAGG GGCTGAAATTGAAGCTTATAGTGCACTAGATCCTGCAGTTCGCGTGGTGATTTTGAAAGCATTATGTGATATTCGTGTTGAG CAAGAAGATATTCGTAACTACATTGACGAAAACTTGAAACAAGGTGTTCACCTCTCACTTTTCCGGAAAGAACGTATTGGCGGTGATTCTCATGGAATTTCTTACTG GTATGAGGATGATCCCATCATTGGGCATCGACTCTACCGAGAGATTAGAAAGATCGAAGTCAAGAAAGGAAAGGGCAAGAATGTGCAGCCAATACCTAGCTCATGTTACCAGTGGGAAACTGTTGCAACTAATTTGGATGAATTCCTGGATGTTTCT GAGAAGCTATTCTCGAGTAAAAATAGAACAGAGGCTTCTGTTggaaagaagttgaaaaatgacATGCTTCCTGAGGTTGAAAGGGTCCACAAG AGGAAAGAGAAATTGCTGAAGAAACAACATAGACAGGCATTGATGCTTGATAACATGCTAAATATGGATGGTCTTGCTGGTGGGCGCTCCTTGCGTGATAGGAAGCGCGTGACTTACACATTTG ATGATTATGATCGGTCAATTAATGAGGCTATCAAGATAACCAA GAATGGTCAACCATCCGCAGAACCACCTACTTTGAGGAGAGAAGCTTCCATGAAGCATGAAACTTCTATAAATGGTGGATTGGATAGTCCTCCACACTTGTCTCAACGTGTGTCTTTCAGAGTGCATTCTCCTAAATCACCCGAATACGATGAATATGACGAAGACCAACAAGATGAACAATTAGATCGAAG CAACCGTAGGAGGCAGAGACCCCAACGCTATTCTGCATCAGAGTTTGTTGAAGCATTATCCGAGAATGAGGCAGATCCTGACAGTGATGACGATATAATGGGTGAAGCGGTTTATGATGACGAATATTTGAGGAAACGAAAACAGCAGAAGATTTCAAGTAGCTCGGAAGGAGATGATGAGTACCATTGGGATGAAGAAAATcctgaagatgaagaagaggaggatgaagatgaagattcCCCAAGTGCTAGTGAGGAGAGCGATGATGAGCCACCGAGTCGGAGATTTAAGAAACTTCCGGGCCGCACAAGAAGAGAAACCAAGTTGAGGTCAGTGGGCAACCTTCAGTCAGGTTTAAGACGAAGTAACAGGGCAACCAGAAACCGCATCAATTATAGCCATTTAGAGATGTCAGAATCAGAGACTGAGTCAATGCAACCTGAGAAGTCAAATGGATCTGAAGAGCACTATGATGATGCAAGTGATAATGCAGAGTTCTCAATGGGAAGTGAAGACACGGAGGAAAATAATGAGAATGAGAATGACAATGACAATGAGGAGGTGAAAGTTGAGCAACCGGTTGATGATGTGCCATTTGAGATGGCAGCGGCAGATCAAAATGATGTACCAAAGAGAACAAGCAGTCCAGATCAAGATGATCTTGAAAGTGGACGGAAACCGCGCTTTCTTGATCTCAATGAGCTTGCCCCAGGTTCTGGATTCGACGATGGTCCTAATTCAGAGATGAAAGATGAAGGTGCAGATGACTTCTGA